From the genome of Gigantopelta aegis isolate Gae_Host unplaced genomic scaffold, Gae_host_genome ctg1973_pilon_pilon:::debris, whole genome shotgun sequence:
GAAAAATTAACTTTGGTGGGCGGAATGACTTCCTCCCTAACTACCACACCCATAATTACAATATCGGAGGATAAAATTGAAACACAATTGTTGCCAATATTTTTTTCCATCCAAACATCACTTGCTAAATGGTATTGTAATTCGAGCATGGCTGACTTGATGTGAGCTATTACAAGCATTATGTAGTAATATCTCTAATTTGTTATAAGTCTTAATCACACACTCAATGCAGAATTTTAAGGAATATATTACTAGCATATTTTGTTAACTAAAATATAAAGAACCACCTCGCTTTCAGCATGAACAACGATGACAAAAGATCTGAATAAACTGTTTCTTTACtgcattatttattaaacaaaggACCCCATATTAGTAAGCAAAATGGAGTTGGTAAACCAGGTCATTCATTATCAACACTTTTAGACTGCAGTTAAAGACACCAGCTGTGAAGGTCATGTGACATAAAACACTTTTCTCTATATAGCTAAAAAATAAACTAGGCAATCTTGAGAACATACAAGTGGGCGGGgctaatataaatgtttattgggatttttttaaacttaaaatattgGCAATCTAGTGAAGTTTGGCACTTCTAAACACGTAAAAAGCAAAATTTAGGCCACGGTGGATTCCCCGATTTGAATATAACTGATGCTACTAACTTCTAACATCAGACACGACAgtaatatcaataattaaatttcaacaaTTATTAACTGTACCAAATCACAGTGATACAAACAGTTATAGATTTACTACCACACTCTCAATAATTGATGATGTGTCGTTGAGTTTACCAATATAATTcataaattattgttataacACAATAGAGTAGAATAAACataatatcataattattacaCGAGTTGACATTCTTACTTACCGTTACTCGAGTTGCTGCTGTTGATTCCATGATGAGcaactatatatataagttCTATTGGACTTCTCAATTCGTCTACGAGAAGACAAACCAGCTAAAAGATAAGAGACGGATCACCGACTATAGGTctatttaatattcataatgTGATGATGCAATATAATTGATTGTTTCAGTGACACTTAGTTGTGATGGCCTCTTCGATGCTAAAGGACGTTGTTGTAGGCGTTCTTTGTATCCAAGGAGCTTTCATCGGGCATATTAGAAAGTTAgaagaaattaaagaaagaatgaaaaagtCAATTCTCTCTCCTGATCAGAgagatccgggggggggggggggggggggaagccaGACCAGTTGGATAGATTGATGGCTTAATTATACCAGGGAGGTGAAAGTACAAAATTAAGTGTGTTTCTTAGCAAAAATGAATTTAACCGAACATCTAAAAAAATGGATGTCAACAAATGTGGTGTTTGGGGTACATGCGCCGGATTAATTTATTGTCTGACAAACTACAAAGTCAGAAAATAGGTGGTCAAGTTAAGGTAAGGATATgttcatatattaatatgatatacaatttatttgtattgatttagCTAACATTTAGCATTATCCTTGCAAGTATACTGCTTGTTTGAGGGGTGTGTTCAGTAGCAACAGTTGCTATGCTGCCATCTTGGATGATAATGTAATGAGGTTTATGTTAATAGTTATGTAGTCCTATATGATACTTGTGTTGGGCCTCCTTAATTGTGCCCAAGCTCTTGACGTTCAAATTTAGAGTCACAGTATAGTAGTCACTCATCCCTTCCACAAGGAAACACACCTATTGTTTGTATCAAGTTAGATGTAAGGTGCAACTTTGTCCACATGTTGTTATAATCTATAGCTTGGGAGGTCTTCCAGTTGAGGCTACTAGAAAACTATTTGGTCGTCAGCTTAACAGTTTTGAAGCTAGTGTAAGAACTGCAAGAGCCTTGAACTACAAATTTCTGAAAGAAGAAGGTCCGAAAATGTCTCATGGAGTGTTTATTCGAGCTCCTGGAATCAATAGAATTTTATTACCAGATGTCAAAATTTTAGGTCAGCTGGTTTGGTGATACAGACAGAAACAGTTGTTGCTGTCCAGTACAAGAATATGATAGCAACCTGttttccatccagaacttactGATGATTTGCGTTGGCATCTTTACTTTATCAACGGTATTATGAGAACTaaattataacttattaatttattagtacTTTAGTGACAATTAGAACTGAGCTAAAATAGAAT
Proteins encoded in this window:
- the LOC121391238 gene encoding LOW QUALITY PROTEIN: pyridoxal 5'-phosphate synthase subunit PdxT-like (The sequence of the model RefSeq protein was modified relative to this genomic sequence to represent the inferred CDS: inserted 1 base in 1 codon; deleted 2 bases in 2 codons) produces the protein IDGLIIPGGESTKLSVFLSKNEFNRTSKKMDVNKCGVWGTCAGLIXLSDKLQSQKIGGQVKTETVVAVQYKNMIATVFHPELTDDLRWHLYFINEQKVASIKEEDSWDFGLELEL